Part of the uncultured Desulfobacter sp. genome, TTAAGGCGATTAAAATGGGTATACATATTTTTTTCATGGGATGTCGTTTATGGTTTTAATGGGAATGATCTGTTTAATTTCGCCGTTGCCCTGGATCTGTTCGGTGACCACGGCCGCTTTCACCCCGAACACCCGGCTGATGTTTTCACAGGTTAATGCCTGGGAAGGTGTGCCTGCCTCCCGGATACGGCCCTGGTGCATGAAGCAGACCTTCACGGGGAGCCCTGCGTTTTCAAGGAAAAAGGCGTGGTTGGGAAAATGGGTGGCCATGATCAGGGTCAGCCCCCTGTCGCGGATCATCCGGACAATGGTTTCAAGGACCAGCAGTTCGTTTTTAAAGTCCAGGTGGGCCGTGGGCTCGTCCATGACGATGACCGGGGTCTCCTGGACCAGGGCCCGCAGGATCATGACCAGCTGGGTCTCCCCGCCGGAGAGCCGGGTATAGTTCCTGTCTTTGAGATGGAGAAGTCCCAGGCCCTCCAACAGCGCTTCGGCCTTTTTGCGGTCCCGGGCCGAAGGCGAGGAAAAAAGGGCGGTGTAGGGGGTGCGTCCCATGAGCAGAACGTCCATGACCGTAAAGGAAAAGGAGCTGCTGTGGCGCTGGGGTACATAGGCGATATACCGGGCGGTCCGGGCTGCGGACATTTGGCTGATGGGCGTCCGGTCAATGATGATACTGCCCCTGTCCAGGACATTGATGCCCAGAAGGCAGTCCAGCAGCGTGGTTTTACCGCAGCCGTTGGGCCCCAGCAAGCACAGGGATTCGCCCTGTGACACCGTAAGGTCAACCCGGTCGAACACCTGGGTGCCGGCGTGGGAAAAACCGGCGTCCCGGATCTGGATCAGCATTTCGGACATGGTTACCACCGCCTTCCTTTGGTCTGCTTGAGCAGGTATATGAAAAACGGGCCGCCCACCAGGGCGGTGAGGATGCCCAACGGCATTTCGCTTGTGGAGATCAGCCGGCTGACCGTATCCACGACGATCAGGAAGCAGGCTCCTATGCTGAATGCGGCCGGGATCAGTTCATTGTTGTTGTTGCCGGCTATAAGTCTGCCCATGTGGGGCACCACAAGTCCGATCCATCCGATGACGCCGGAGACGCAGACGGCGGCGGCCGTGGCCAGGGTGGCGCAGACGATGACAAACAGTCTGTTCCAGGTGAGGTTGAGCCCCAAAGCCCTTGCCTCCCTGTCCCCCATGGCCAGAACGTTGAGGCGCCAGCGGATCAGATAGAGCCCCAGACAGCCCAAACTCATGGGCAGTCCCGCGGCAAGGATAACCGGATACTGGGCCCGGGAGAGGCTGCCCATGAGCCAGAACACAATGGCCGGCAGTTCATCGTAGGGGTCTGCCACATATTTTAAAAAGGATACCAGGGCCGAGAAGATCGAGCCCACAATCACCCCGCCCAGCACCAGGGTGACGGCCTGGCGGTCTGCCACAAACCGGCCGGTGACAAGGCTTAATCCCACGGCGGCAAGACCGAATCCAAAGGAACAGAGGTAGACCGGCACGCCCGAACCAAAAAGGATCAGGGCCAGGGCGGCACCGAACCCGGCACCGGAACTGACCCCCAGCATGCCCGAACTGACCAGGGGATTTTTGAACAGCCCCTGGAAGGCGGCGCCGCTCACCGCCAGGCTTCCGCCCACCAGGGCCGCCAGGATGGCCCGGGGCAGCCGGACATGGACGATCAGGGAGTAGTGAATGTCGTTGACCTGGCCCTGGCCGGCCAGGGCCTTGATCAGCAGGACAATTTCCTGGATGTGGATGGGATACCGGCCCAACAGGACCGAGATCAAAATCAGAATCACAGGGGCCAGGGGCAAGGCCTTAAATCCAAAGATCCGGGTTAAATTATGGGACTGGGAAATGCTGATGGTTTGTCCTGAAGCTATCTTTAAATGTGTTTATGGGTTCTTTCTGGTTAGTATCAGAAAAATAAAATGCTGAAAAGAGGGCTTGTGCAAAACACAGGGATAATTGTTTGACAAAAACAAACGAATGTGGTTATTTCCCATGCAAATTCAACACTTAGTGGCCTGTGACCAATGTTTAAAAATCAGGGGGTCAAGACGTAATCCGCATTTTTATGCGGTTGCCGCCGATTTATCTGTTTTTTAACCGGCTGTCGGGTCACTAAATATTTTTAAGGAGAAGTGAATAAGAAGATGTGTGTTATGTTTAAAATGATTGCGCGGACCATTGCCGTGCTGATGGTGTGCTCGGCAATAAATGCGCTGGCAGGTGATACGCCTGATCAGACTGCGGAATACGATCTGGGTGAGGTGGTGGTCACCGCCCCCGGGGATCAGGGGGTAGAATCCGTCGGGACCCTTCACGAGGTGACCGCCCGGCAGATTGAACTTCGCCATGCCGTCACCCTGGACAAGGCGCTTGAGCTGTTGCCCGGCCTGGATGTCCGGCGGGGTGCCCAGGGGATTCCCAGAATTAATATCAGGGGGATGCGGTCCCGCCATGTGGTGCTGCTGCTCAACGGGATACCCTTCAACTCCACCTATGACGGCCAGTTTGACCCGTCTTTGATTCCCACGGAGAATATTGCAAGGATCAAGGTTTCCTATGGGAACCACTCTGTGCTTTACGGCCAGGGCGGCCTTGGCGGGGTGATCAACATCATCACCAAAAAGGGGACCAAAGGGGTCCGCGGGGGGCTGTCCGCCGATATTGACGAGCGGGGAAACTCCAACTTCAAAGGGGATGTTTCAGGTGGAAATGACCGGGTGGATTATTTTGTTTCCACCAGCCGCCAGGATTCCGACGGCTATAAGCTTTCGGACAGTTTTGACGCCACCTCGGAAGAGGACGGCGGTATCCGGGAGAACAGCGACTATTTTCGGGAGAATTTCTTTACCAATTTAGGGGTAACCGCGAGTGATTCCTTCAGGTTCGGTATTGTGGCAGGGGTAAGCAAGGCTGAGTTCGGACAGCCGCCCTCAACCATCAATGACAAATCAGACGACTATGCCAAAACGGCTAAATACGAGCGGGTGGAAGATTCTGACGGCCAGTTTGCCCAGCTCTCCATGGGATATGATCCGGGCGGCCTGTTCAGCCTCAGGGCCTGGGGATACCTGAACGAGAGGGATGAAGATCTGGCCGGTTATGACGGCGATGATTATTCTGAGATCACCAACAAGAAAAGTTACAATAAGACCGATGAGACCGATGTCAGCGGTGCTACGGCCCAGGGCTTTTTAAAATTCGACACGCTGGGACAGCTGGGGTTTTCTCTGAATGCCGAGAACAATTCTTATGACTCCAACGGTGCTTACGGTAATGGCAACGCCATCGCCGTTTCCCACTCCCTGTCCCTGTATTCGGCCGCCATGGAATACGAGGCGACGTTTTTCGATCGCCTGGGCGTGGTGGCCGGCTACAGCCACCACTGGCAGGATAAAGACCAGGGGGACGACGATGACCAGGGGGCATGGCTTGCCGGACTGAGTTTTGATGTGACCCAAAATACACGGCTGAGAGCCTCTTATGCCCGAAAGATACGGTTTGCCTCCATCAAGAACCTGTACGATTCTGATGCCGGAAACGAGGATCTGGACACGGAGACCTCGGATAATTATGAGATCGGTGTCACCCAATTGCTGCCTTTTGGTATCATGGCCGATTTTGCTCTTTTTAAGAACGATGTCAAAGACTATATTCAAAAAGTTGAACAACCCAGTGGCGATGACCTTTATGAAAACTTTGACGAATACCGCTTTAAAGGGGCAGAACTTCTTTTGTCCAAACAGTTTGCAAAGGCGGGGGTAAGTTTAGGCTACTCCTATATGGATGCGGAGAACAAGTCCGAGGGTGCTACCCTTGAAGATCTGGAATACCGCCCGGTTCACAAATTTACACTGGAGGGGAATTACGCCTTTGATTTCGGATTGGTTGTTTATGCCGGCCTCATGCATCTGACAGACCAGGTCTATCATAATAAAAATGGTGATGAGCAGAGGAATTTGGGGGATATAACCCTGGTGGATTTGAAACTTGAGCAGCGGGTTTACAAAGAGATCTGCTCCCTCTATGTGGGGGTGGACAATCTTTTTGATGAAGATTATGAGGAAAGTTACGGATTTCCCCAGGCGGGCCGGACGGCTTATGCCGGGATGAAAATTAGATTCTAACGTCTCTTTCGCCTGACGAATACAAAACGCCCCCGGCATTCTTGTTGCCGGGGGCGTTTTTTTATTTGGAAGGAACGCTGTAAGAAAAATCCAACGGATATCTATCAGTAACTTTTGGCTTCCTGTTTGGTGATGGTCCGAAGGGCTACGCCGGTCTGTTCGGCGGTCTCGTTTTCGGTGGTCGTTACCACCTGGTGAAATCCTATTCTGACCGTTTTGGTCTTTTCCGAACCGATGACCACCTTTTCCGACAGGGAGAGTTCCGATCCGTCCGAGCGCACCACCGTATCGATAAAGGGATAGGCACACAAATCCGCCACACTGACAACATCACCGGGGTTGCCCAGGTTATACCAGCCCCTGTACCGTCCGTCATTGCCGCTCATGCGCAGGCCTGTTCCGGCAAGGGCGCCGATGATCCCGTCCCCGGTTCCGCCGTGCTCGGAGAGGTGAATGCCCACATGTTTGGCAAGGGCATAGGCGTCTTTCTTGGTGCAGACCGCCTGCTTTGCCCTGGCACCAAAGGCTGACAGCTGCCTTTGCTTCTCTTTATCCAACGGACCTGTGACACAAAGTCCCGGATCTGAACCGGGCTGGCAGCGGCTCTCAAGACAGGATACCAGGTAATCCATCAGGCGGGGTACAAGATTCTGGTTTTTAAGTTCAAGCTCAAAGCACATGGCTGAGTTGTGAGAGGTAAAGGGGATATCTTCGTGGACAAAGAGCTGATGCCGGCTGATGGCCGAGCTTTCACCCATTCCAAGATCTTTAATTTCCCGGCATATTTCCTGGGCCAGCCAGCCTGTTCCTTTTGTGCCCGGCATATCTGTGTCATCCATACAGATCCAGTATCTCATTTGTCCTCCTCCTTCGCATGCTTTTCAAAAAACGGCCACGGGCCGTCCTTGGTTTCTTGCTACTCAGGGGGGACCCGCAACAAAATATTAAAAATCTGAGTAAGCTACCCGGACTTTCCTGTAAAATACCGGTATGGCAACCGGAAAGTTGATCTTATAGAAGAGAATAGAAGTTGTGTCAATTTTTATCTTTAATCGTTAATATAGGTATCGGAATGTTTGAAAAGGGTCTGATCTATA contains:
- a CDS encoding ABC transporter ATP-binding protein, with the translated sequence MSEMLIQIRDAGFSHAGTQVFDRVDLTVSQGESLCLLGPNGCGKTTLLDCLLGINVLDRGSIIIDRTPISQMSAARTARYIAYVPQRHSSSFSFTVMDVLLMGRTPYTALFSSPSARDRKKAEALLEGLGLLHLKDRNYTRLSGGETQLVMILRALVQETPVIVMDEPTAHLDFKNELLVLETIVRMIRDRGLTLIMATHFPNHAFFLENAGLPVKVCFMHQGRIREAGTPSQALTCENISRVFGVKAAVVTEQIQGNGEIKQIIPIKTINDIP
- a CDS encoding iron ABC transporter permease; its protein translation is MPLAPVILILISVLLGRYPIHIQEIVLLIKALAGQGQVNDIHYSLIVHVRLPRAILAALVGGSLAVSGAAFQGLFKNPLVSSGMLGVSSGAGFGAALALILFGSGVPVYLCSFGFGLAAVGLSLVTGRFVADRQAVTLVLGGVIVGSIFSALVSFLKYVADPYDELPAIVFWLMGSLSRAQYPVILAAGLPMSLGCLGLYLIRWRLNVLAMGDREARALGLNLTWNRLFVIVCATLATAAAVCVSGVIGWIGLVVPHMGRLIAGNNNNELIPAAFSIGACFLIVVDTVSRLISTSEMPLGILTALVGGPFFIYLLKQTKGRRW
- a CDS encoding TonB-dependent receptor, giving the protein MCVMFKMIARTIAVLMVCSAINALAGDTPDQTAEYDLGEVVVTAPGDQGVESVGTLHEVTARQIELRHAVTLDKALELLPGLDVRRGAQGIPRINIRGMRSRHVVLLLNGIPFNSTYDGQFDPSLIPTENIARIKVSYGNHSVLYGQGGLGGVINIITKKGTKGVRGGLSADIDERGNSNFKGDVSGGNDRVDYFVSTSRQDSDGYKLSDSFDATSEEDGGIRENSDYFRENFFTNLGVTASDSFRFGIVAGVSKAEFGQPPSTINDKSDDYAKTAKYERVEDSDGQFAQLSMGYDPGGLFSLRAWGYLNERDEDLAGYDGDDYSEITNKKSYNKTDETDVSGATAQGFLKFDTLGQLGFSLNAENNSYDSNGAYGNGNAIAVSHSLSLYSAAMEYEATFFDRLGVVAGYSHHWQDKDQGDDDDQGAWLAGLSFDVTQNTRLRASYARKIRFASIKNLYDSDAGNEDLDTETSDNYEIGVTQLLPFGIMADFALFKNDVKDYIQKVEQPSGDDLYENFDEYRFKGAELLLSKQFAKAGVSLGYSYMDAENKSEGATLEDLEYRPVHKFTLEGNYAFDFGLVVYAGLMHLTDQVYHNKNGDEQRNLGDITLVDLKLEQRVYKEICSLYVGVDNLFDEDYEESYGFPQAGRTAYAGMKIRF